A part of Pararhizobium sp. A13 genomic DNA contains:
- the hemA gene encoding 5-aminolevulinate synthase: MDFESFFKGELDGLHQEGRYRVFADLERQRGQFPKATRYNAQGEKQDVTVWCSNDYLGMGQHPKVTEAMKLAIDQCGAGAGGTRNISGTNHYHVLLERELADLHGKESALLFTSGYVSNWAALGTLCSKIPGVIVFSDAGNHASMIEGIRHSKCERVIFKHNSVTDLEAKLKAADPRAPKIIAFESVYSMDGDISPIKEICDLADKYGAMTYLDEVHAVGMYGPRGGGIAEREGLMHRLTVIEGTLGKAFGVMGGYIAASSALCDFIRSFASGFIFTTALPPALAAGAVASIRHLKESQVERFAHQERVRRLRNLLDKNGIPHMANPSHIVPVVVGDAAKCKWISDLLLDNCGIYVQPINYPTVPKKTERLRITPTPLHSDGDIDHLVGALHQLWSRCALARAVA; this comes from the coding sequence GCCGCTACCGCGTGTTCGCCGATCTGGAGCGCCAGCGCGGACAATTCCCCAAGGCGACCCGATATAACGCCCAAGGCGAAAAGCAGGACGTCACTGTCTGGTGTTCCAACGACTATCTCGGCATGGGCCAGCATCCCAAGGTCACCGAGGCGATGAAACTCGCCATCGACCAGTGTGGCGCGGGTGCGGGAGGCACCCGGAATATTTCTGGAACCAACCACTACCACGTTCTTCTCGAGCGCGAGCTTGCCGATCTGCACGGCAAGGAATCGGCGCTGCTCTTCACCTCCGGCTACGTCTCCAACTGGGCAGCACTCGGAACGCTCTGTTCGAAGATCCCCGGCGTGATCGTCTTTTCGGATGCCGGCAACCACGCATCGATGATCGAGGGCATCCGCCACTCCAAATGCGAGCGGGTGATCTTCAAGCACAATTCCGTGACCGACCTCGAAGCCAAGCTGAAGGCCGCAGACCCGCGTGCGCCCAAAATCATTGCGTTCGAATCGGTCTACTCGATGGATGGCGATATCTCGCCGATCAAGGAAATCTGTGACCTCGCCGACAAGTACGGCGCGATGACCTATCTCGACGAGGTCCATGCCGTCGGCATGTACGGCCCGCGCGGCGGCGGCATTGCCGAGCGCGAAGGCCTGATGCACCGGCTGACGGTGATCGAAGGCACGCTCGGCAAGGCTTTCGGCGTCATGGGCGGTTATATCGCGGCATCGAGCGCGCTGTGCGACTTCATCCGTTCGTTTGCCTCCGGCTTCATCTTCACGACTGCGCTGCCGCCGGCGCTCGCCGCCGGTGCGGTTGCCTCGATCCGGCACCTCAAAGAAAGCCAGGTCGAACGCTTCGCCCATCAGGAACGGGTTCGCCGCCTGCGCAACCTGCTCGACAAGAACGGCATTCCGCACATGGCCAATCCGAGCCACATCGTGCCGGTCGTCGTCGGCGATGCGGCCAAGTGCAAGTGGATTTCCGATCTCTTGCTCGACAATTGCGGCATCTATGTCCAGCCGATCAACTATCCGACGGTGCCGAAGAAGACCGAGCGCCTGCGCATCACGCCAACGCCGCTGCATTCGGACGGCGATATCGACCATCTGGTCGGCGCGCTGCACCAGCTCTGGTCGCGCTGCGCCCTGGCAAGGGCTGTTGCGTAA